Proteins found in one Helicobacter kayseriensis genomic segment:
- a CDS encoding AtpZ/AtpI family protein gives MSEENKNQNPVTQEPKYGKVVSAIDGLSLGLSMVLAVLIGVGIGIGLKKLTGWGWILWLGVFWGVCAACYNVYLAYKKQQKAMDELQKDPKYREYEKSDS, from the coding sequence ATGAGTGAAGAAAATAAAAATCAAAATCCAGTCACGCAAGAACCCAAATATGGAAAGGTTGTTTCAGCTATCGATGGCCTTTCCTTGGGGCTTTCTATGGTACTTGCTGTGCTAATAGGTGTGGGAATTGGAATAGGACTTAAAAAACTAACGGGTTGGGGTTGGATTTTGTGGCTTGGTGTTTTTTGGGGAGTATGTGCGGCTTGTTATAATGTATATCTTGCCTACAAAAAACAACAAAAAGCAATGGATGAACTTCAAAAAGATCCAAAATACAGAGAATATGAAAAAAGCGATTCTTAG
- the hemL gene encoding glutamate-1-semialdehyde 2,1-aminomutase produces the protein MDILHSVNDFNEAKQVIVGGVNSPVRAFGNVGGTPRFIARGEGSYLYDVDGNRYLDFVQSWGPLIFGHVDPQIKQASIEAICNGMSFGAPTELETTLAKEIIALYDGVEKIRLVSSGTEATMSAIRLARAYSGKDDIIKFDGCYHGHSDSLLVSAGSGCATFGSPSSPGVPEDFSKHTLVARYNDISSLRSCFESGSVGCVIIEPIAGNMGLVPADIGFIKALREMCDEFGAVLIFDEVMSGFRASLRGAQSYYDVIPDMVTFGKVIGGGMPLAAFGGKDEIMKLLSPVGSVYQAGTLSGNPVAVSAGLMSVCKLKQDQDLYKRLENLALMLMNGFRLEAQKYGIAMQTCVRGSMFGYFFSPIEVKNFDDAKASDTKIFAKFHQKMLAKGVYLAPSAFEAGFVCATMNEEEIEWAIAKCGEALEEIVYE, from the coding sequence ATGGATATTTTGCACAGTGTGAATGATTTTAATGAAGCAAAACAAGTGATTGTAGGTGGAGTAAATTCCCCTGTAAGGGCGTTTGGAAATGTAGGAGGGACGCCAAGATTTATCGCAAGAGGAGAGGGGAGCTATCTATATGATGTAGATGGGAATCGGTATCTTGATTTTGTCCAAAGCTGGGGGCCTTTGATTTTTGGACATGTTGATCCTCAAATCAAGCAAGCGAGCATTGAAGCTATTTGCAATGGAATGAGTTTTGGTGCACCTACAGAGCTTGAAACAACCTTGGCTAAAGAAATTATTGCACTTTATGATGGGGTGGAAAAGATTAGATTGGTTAGCAGTGGAACAGAAGCGACAATGAGTGCTATTCGCTTAGCTAGAGCCTATAGTGGAAAGGATGATATTATTAAATTTGATGGATGTTATCACGGACATAGTGATAGCTTGCTTGTTAGTGCGGGAAGTGGATGCGCAACCTTTGGAAGTCCTAGCTCACCTGGAGTGCCTGAAGATTTTTCTAAGCACACTCTTGTTGCTCGCTACAATGATATCTCTTCGCTTAGAAGTTGTTTTGAGAGTGGGAGCGTGGGGTGTGTGATCATTGAACCTATTGCGGGAAATATGGGACTTGTTCCTGCGGATATTGGTTTTATTAAAGCTTTAAGAGAGATGTGTGATGAATTTGGGGCAGTTTTGATTTTTGATGAAGTAATGAGTGGCTTTCGAGCCTCTCTAAGGGGAGCACAAAGCTATTATGATGTGATTCCAGATATGGTAACTTTTGGAAAGGTGATTGGTGGAGGAATGCCATTGGCCGCCTTTGGTGGGAAAGATGAGATTATGAAACTTTTATCTCCTGTTGGGAGTGTGTATCAAGCAGGCACTTTGAGCGGGAATCCTGTAGCTGTCAGTGCGGGCTTGATGTCAGTTTGTAAACTCAAGCAAGATCAAGATCTTTATAAGAGGTTAGAAAACCTTGCTTTGATGTTGATGAATGGCTTTAGGTTGGAAGCCCAAAAATACGGAATCGCAATGCAAACTTGCGTCCGAGGAAGTATGTTTGGTTACTTTTTTAGTCCAATTGAGGTGAAAAACTTTGATGATGCCAAAGCGAGCGATACGAAAATATTTGCAAAATTTCACCAAAAAATGCTTGCCAAAGGTGTATATCTTGCTCCTTCTGCTTTTGAGGCGGGCTTTGTTTGTGCGACAATGAATGAAGAGGAGATTGAGTGGGCGATTGCAAAATGTGGAGAGGCATTGGAGGAAATTGTTTATGAGTGA
- the rpsB gene encoding 30S ribosomal protein S2: protein MVTMKDLLECGVHFGHQTRRWNPKMKRFIFGVRKNIHIIDLQKTIRYFRYTYNIVRDAAAEGKTIMFVGTKKQASETLKEYAESVGVPYVNYRWLGGMLTNFSTIKRSVRKLEVIEEMEASGQIDLLTKKEKLMLTRKKEKLNKYLGGVRHMKKAPDMIFVIDAVKEKIAVAEARRLGIPVVAPIDTNCDPDLIDYPIPGNDDAIRSIQLFCKEMAEAITEGRAMNGQEGEIQEVAPASEEEKQEVIDEVTAELEKQGEE, encoded by the coding sequence ATGGTTACAATGAAAGATTTATTGGAGTGCGGTGTACATTTTGGTCACCAAACAAGACGATGGAATCCAAAGATGAAGCGTTTTATCTTTGGTGTGAGAAAAAATATTCACATCATTGACTTGCAAAAGACAATTCGATATTTCCGCTATACATACAATATCGTTCGTGATGCAGCAGCTGAGGGGAAAACGATTATGTTTGTTGGGACAAAAAAACAAGCAAGTGAGACACTCAAGGAATATGCAGAAAGCGTTGGTGTTCCTTATGTTAATTATCGCTGGCTTGGAGGAATGCTTACAAACTTTAGTACCATCAAGCGTTCTGTAAGAAAGCTTGAAGTGATTGAAGAGATGGAAGCAAGCGGTCAAATCGATCTTTTGACAAAAAAAGAAAAATTGATGCTTACAAGAAAAAAAGAAAAGCTCAATAAATATCTTGGTGGTGTGCGTCATATGAAAAAAGCCCCTGATATGATTTTTGTGATTGATGCAGTGAAAGAAAAGATTGCTGTTGCTGAAGCTAGACGTCTTGGGATTCCTGTTGTTGCTCCTATTGATACAAACTGCGATCCAGATTTGATTGACTATCCAATCCCAGGAAATGATGATGCGATCCGTTCGATTCAATTGTTCTGCAAAGAAATGGCAGAGGCGATCACTGAAGGACGTGCAATGAATGGACAAGAAGGAGAGATCCAAGAGGTAGCTCCAGCAAGTGAAGAAGAAAAACAAGAAGTGATTGATGAAGTCACTGCTGAACTTGAAAAGCAAGGAGAAGAGTAA
- a CDS encoding ABC transporter ATP-binding protein codes for MQLLKATGLAHSFDYPLYEEVSLECGMGESIAILGVSGSGKSTILNHLSTLLPPQKGQVDLVGKQDIYSLESDELLALRRLKVGIIFQAHYLFRGFSAKENLLIASFLANQPIDEGLLEQLGIAHTLKQSVGELSGGQQQRLSIARILCKKPQMIFADEPTGNLDRETANQVMKIILDFLQEYRAGLVLATHDEKIASLCTKIFLLENQRLRLI; via the coding sequence ATGCAACTTCTTAAAGCCACAGGACTTGCTCACTCTTTTGATTATCCTTTATATGAGGAGGTGAGTTTGGAATGTGGGATGGGGGAATCTATCGCAATTTTGGGGGTGAGTGGGAGTGGAAAATCAACCATTCTCAATCATCTCTCTACACTTCTTCCTCCTCAAAAAGGTCAAGTTGACTTGGTGGGAAAGCAAGATATTTATTCTTTAGAATCTGATGAATTGCTTGCATTACGCCGCTTGAAAGTCGGAATTATTTTTCAAGCTCATTATCTCTTTAGGGGATTTAGTGCGAAGGAAAATTTATTGATCGCATCTTTTTTGGCAAATCAACCAATAGATGAGGGTTTATTGGAGCAATTAGGGATTGCTCATACGCTCAAACAATCAGTTGGCGAGTTGAGTGGAGGACAACAACAAAGACTTTCTATTGCTAGAATTTTGTGTAAAAAACCTCAAATGATTTTTGCTGATGAACCTACAGGAAATTTGGATCGAGAAACAGCAAATCAAGTTATGAAGATTATTTTAGATTTTTTACAAGAATATCGTGCTGGATTGGTGCTTGCAACTCATGATGAAAAAATCGCTTCTCTTTGCACTAAAATTTTTCTTTTGGAAAATCAAAGGCTTAGATTAATCTAA
- a CDS encoding DUF305 domain-containing protein, producing MQIKPFIFTSVTLATFLNATPHTNHHSQNANCDFQAIQKQAKTPSEEVNSLMHAPMMCSPWIESKNIEVDFLSNMIPHHQGAILSSEAFLKYAQNPQLIKIAKEIISSQKQEIEQFQELLKKIDRKESQNYQKFALQAKADMHKMMQAMHQAHPSENIEKDYMLAMIAHHQGAIDASKQVLEHTQNQEVIRFAKEIISAQEKEIQEFKTLLKQ from the coding sequence ATGCAAATCAAACCTTTTATATTTACCTCAGTAACTCTTGCAACTTTTCTAAATGCAACCCCTCACACAAACCATCATTCACAAAATGCAAATTGTGATTTCCAAGCAATACAAAAACAAGCCAAAACTCCAAGCGAAGAAGTCAATTCTTTAATGCACGCTCCAATGATGTGTTCTCCATGGATTGAAAGTAAAAACATTGAAGTGGATTTTTTAAGCAATATGATTCCCCATCATCAAGGAGCTATTCTTTCTTCTGAAGCGTTCTTAAAGTATGCACAAAATCCACAATTGATTAAAATCGCCAAAGAAATTATTTCAAGCCAAAAGCAAGAAATTGAACAATTCCAAGAGCTTCTCAAAAAGATTGACCGCAAAGAAAGCCAAAATTATCAGAAATTTGCCCTACAAGCCAAAGCGGATATGCACAAAATGATGCAGGCAATGCATCAAGCCCACCCTTCTGAAAATATTGAAAAAGATTATATGCTTGCAATGATTGCTCATCATCAGGGTGCAATTGATGCTTCAAAACAAGTGCTAGAACACACCCAAAATCAAGAAGTCATTCGATTTGCAAAAGAGATTATCTCCGCCCAAGAAAAAGAAATCCAAGAATTTAAAACCCTCCTCAAACAATAA
- the tsf gene encoding translation elongation factor Ts gives MEISAQLVKQLREMTDAGMMDCKKALVEVGGDIEKAVEFLREKGLSKAAKKADRVAAEGAISVKVASDFKNAVMLEINSETDFVAKNDGFVSLVEKSTELVQSHKIQSVEELNTASVDGETFDAYLKGQIAKIGENIVVRRVANVTVDGNNIVNGYVHSNGRVGVIIAMSFKNQSNSQKIVELARNLCMHAAAMKPQYLSYKQIDADFIAKEKVALIAELEKENEELKRLGKPLHKIPTYVSQSELTSEVLAQAEENLKADLKAQGKPEAIWDKILPGQMERFIADNTLIDQRMTLLGQFYVMDDKKTIAQVLESMSKELGDEIQITEYIRFELGEGIEKEVVDFAQEVMAQL, from the coding sequence ATGGAAATCAGTGCTCAACTTGTTAAACAGCTTCGAGAGATGACAGATGCGGGGATGATGGATTGCAAAAAAGCCCTTGTTGAGGTTGGTGGAGATATTGAAAAGGCTGTAGAGTTTTTAAGAGAAAAGGGATTGAGTAAGGCTGCAAAAAAAGCTGATCGCGTTGCTGCAGAGGGAGCAATTTCTGTAAAAGTTGCAAGTGATTTCAAAAATGCTGTTATGTTGGAAATCAATAGCGAAACAGACTTTGTGGCAAAAAATGATGGCTTTGTGTCTCTTGTAGAAAAAAGTACAGAGTTAGTGCAATCTCACAAAATTCAAAGTGTAGAAGAGCTCAATACTGCTAGTGTAGATGGTGAAACTTTTGATGCTTATCTCAAAGGACAAATTGCTAAGATTGGTGAAAATATTGTTGTAAGACGCGTTGCAAATGTCACAGTAGATGGAAATAATATCGTCAATGGTTATGTGCATTCTAATGGGCGAGTGGGCGTGATCATTGCAATGAGTTTTAAAAATCAGAGCAATTCTCAAAAAATTGTAGAGCTTGCAAGAAATTTGTGTATGCATGCAGCAGCAATGAAGCCTCAATATTTGAGCTATAAACAAATTGATGCAGATTTTATTGCTAAAGAAAAAGTTGCCCTGATTGCTGAACTTGAAAAAGAAAATGAAGAATTAAAAAGACTAGGAAAACCTCTTCATAAGATTCCAACTTATGTGAGCCAAAGTGAGCTTACTTCAGAAGTTCTAGCTCAAGCAGAAGAAAATCTCAAGGCTGATTTGAAAGCTCAAGGGAAGCCTGAGGCAATTTGGGATAAGATCCTTCCAGGACAAATGGAGCGTTTTATTGCCGATAATACTTTGATTGACCAAAGAATGACGCTTTTGGGTCAGTTTTATGTGATGGATGATAAAAAAACAATCGCTCAAGTTTTAGAATCAATGAGTAAAGAGCTTGGTGATGAAATCCAAATCACAGAATATATTCGTTTTGAATTAGGCGAGGGGATTGAAAAAGAAGTTGTAGATTTTGCTCAGGAAGTTATGGCGCAACTCTAA